A single genomic interval of Lucilia cuprina isolate Lc7/37 chromosome 2, ASM2204524v1, whole genome shotgun sequence harbors:
- the LOC111686434 gene encoding M-phase phosphoprotein 6, translated as MATKNFTKPRLSKGILEMKFMQRTKAKVDKEIEAAEGRAMYSNEITEKMLNSNSNFIIEPSFVHCENLIEGRLSFRGMNPEIERLLELEREEKAAAKRQEQSTEVSNDDMVKFYQNKTAGAAHTIEKKFNKFKKINQNKNNNNNNSNNKRHLEDEQAAVAGSAGKKKKAKFMKPKTSDDEEEQNN; from the coding sequence atggCAACAAAAAACTTTACCAAACCCCGACTATCCAAAGGTATATTGGAAATGAAATTCATGCAGCGCACCAAGGCCAAAGTTGACAAAGAAATAGAAGCAGCCGAGGGTAGAGCCATGTACTCCAATGAGATTACGGAGAAAATGTTAAACAGCAAttcaaatttcataattgaACCCAGTTTTGTGCATTGTGAAAATCTAATCGAGGGTCGCTTAAGTTTTCGTGGTATGAATCCCGAAATTGAACGTTTACTAGAACTGGAACGTGAAGAAAAGGCGGCAGCTAAAAGACAAGAACAAAGCACTGAGGTTTCCAATGATGATATGGTAAAGTTTTATCAAAACAAGACGGCCGGTGCGGCTCATACCATcgaaaagaaatttaacaaatttaaaaagataaatcaaaataaaaacaataataataataatagtaataataaaagaCACCTAGAGGATGAGCAAGCTGCCGTAGCTGGTAGTGCgggtaaaaagaaaaaagccaAATTTATGAAACCTAAAACTAGTGACGACGAAGaagaacaaaataattaa
- the LOC124419039 gene encoding uncharacterized protein LOC124419039, whose translation MSSTNAKSLKRERTASINYYSIPYTIFMYKEELRKKDHEFMRMSKVKLYLTDNLISNTIRNIGQYDITEVMNINQQMMFKKRLHTKMHKIRKLEKLGVKNIDPNYISDEL comes from the coding sequence ATGTCTTCTACAAACGCAAAAAGTCTTAAACGTGAACGTACGGCTTCCATTAACTATTATTCCATACCATATACGATTTTTATGTATAAAGAAGAGTTAAGGAAAAAAGATCATGAATTTATGCGAATGTCGAAAGTAAAACTATATCTCACCGATAACTTGATCTCTAATACCATACGCAATATTGGCCAATACGATATAACCGAGGTAATGAATATCAATCAGCAAATGATGTTTAAAAAACGTCTGCATACTAAAATGCACAAGATACGTAAACTGGAGAAATTGGGCGTTAAGAATATCGATCCAAATTATATAAGTGATGAATTGTAA
- the LOC111686431 gene encoding WW domain-binding protein 11 produces MGRRSINTTKSGKYMNPTDQARKEARKKELKKNKKQRQMVRAAVLKNKDPSQILEEMEKIDEMEYNVLQPSPLNEKVLRDKRKKLKETFDRVMRLYHNDDPEHWSELKRKEVEYEKKRLKKQQYYESVKHAQSVQIDEIPLPSSTQTPATTTASSASSFPPKRLPPPPTALSLPPFAPGAPPGALKKTNDNYSKLSEKTDDSKKKEILGVPVGPPPDLIDFPDLDTDAEDDEVVLKKYVPKSKQSKVVPKPNSLQQRMLAISGQNIDDFMKEMENVHKKKVAAGRLGDNAANTAEDSENKAKTSDAEDDDNDEEDKTDDSNSSDNTDDEHDSDTSRRKRKDSATNKIAAMPMQPAPLTAAPMPMPMNLPSMPAQPHMHVGGPPVPPMGGLAPPPMMFRPPPRPPGMHAFGIRMPPGPPPGPRPGMPRMGIRIPGPPPGMPPRMAHHKNQQLQNKDSKGVTTITAKPQIRNLSADVTRFVPSTLRVKRDDARKPNRSKPYAQETPTHTKESNHAASKDDAYTQFMNEMQGLL; encoded by the exons ATGGGTCGCAGATCTATAAATACCACTAAAAGTGGTAAATACATGAATCCCACAGATCAAGCGA GAAAGGAAGCTCgcaaaaaagaattgaaaaagaacaaaaagcaGCGTCAAATGGTGAGAGCGGCAGTGCTTAAAAATAAAGATCCCAGCCAGATATTGGAGGAAATGGAAAAAATCGATGAAATGG aATACAATGTTTTGCAACCGTCACCTTTAAATGAAAAGGTTTTAAGAGATAAACGCAAGAAATTAAAGGAAACCTTTGATCGTGTTATGAGACTTTAT CATAATGATGATCCCGAACACTGGTCCGAGCTGAAACGCAAAGAGGTtgaatatgaaaagaaacgTCTGAAAAAGCAACAATATTATGAAAGTGTTAAACATGCTCAAAGTGTACAGATTGATGAAATTCCTTTGCCTTCAAGTACCCAAACACCAGCTACAACAACTGCTTCTTCTGCGAGCTCATTTCCACCCAAACGCTTACCACCTCCACCCACAGCTCTATCTTTACCTCCCTTTGCTCCGGGAGCACCTCCAGGTGCTCTTAAAAAGACCAATGACAAT TATTCAAAACTTTCGGAAAAAACGGATGatagcaaaaagaaagaaatcttGGGAGTACCAGTAGGTCCACCACCAGATCTTATAGATTTTCCAGATCTTGATACCGATGCCGAAGACGATGAGGTGgtacttaaaaaatatgtacccAAATCAAAACAATCTAAAGTGGTGCCCAAACCCAATTCCCTACAGCAACGTATGTTGGCCATATCGGGACAAAATATTGATGATTTTATGAAAGAAATGGAAAATGTACATAAAAAGAAAGTGGCCGCTGGTAGATTGGGAGACAATGCCGCCAATACAGCTGAAGACAgtgaaaataaagcaaaaacttCAGATGCAGaggatgatgataatgatgaagaGGACAAAACTGATGATTCTAATAGTTCAGATAATACAGATGATGAACACGATAGTGATACATCTAGGAGAAAGAGGAAAGATTCGGCTACAAATAAAATAGCGGCCATGCCGATGCAGCCAGCACCCTTAACAGCGGCACCTATGCCCATGCCTATGAATTTACCCAGTATGCCGGCTCAACCACATATGCATGTTGGAGGGCCACCAGTGCCACCCATGGGAGGTTTGGCACCACCACCCATGATGTTTCGTCCACCTCCCCGACCACCAGGCATGCATGCCTTTGGTATACGCATGCCACCAGGACCACCACCTGGTCCCAGACCTGGAATGCCACGCATGGGTATTCGTATACCAGGACCACCACCCGGTATGCCTCCTCGAATGGCTCACCACAAAAATCAACAGCTACAGAACAAGGATAGTAAGGGTGTAACAACAATTACCGCCAAACCACAAATAAG AAATCTAAGCGCTGATGTTACACGCTTTGTACCCTCCACCTTAAGAGTTAAACGTGATGATGCGCGCAAACCTAATCGTTCAAAACCTTACGCTCAAGAAACTCCCACTCATACCAAAGAGTCGAATCATGCCGCCTCAAAAGACGATGCTTACACACAATTCATGAACGAAATGCAAGGTTTACTGTAG